A genomic window from Quercus lobata isolate SW786 chromosome 10, ValleyOak3.0 Primary Assembly, whole genome shotgun sequence includes:
- the LOC115964598 gene encoding uncharacterized protein LOC115964598: MAVKLDMSKAYDRVEWLWLDKIMNRLGFHENWRKLVIQCVTTVTYSVRINGKPKGHIIPTRGIRQGDPLSPYLFHLCVEGLSSLIKKVVDDGVMEGSNTPYDIQQEIKSKFGAQVIRQHEKYLGLPSLVGKNKRNSFNAIKEKLSKKLVGWKEKMLSKAGKEVLIKVVAQAIPTYTMGCFKILDSLCDDMTSMIRNFWWGQKRDERKMAWISWDKLCDSKEKGGLGFRQLKQFNLALLAKQGWRLQTQHESLVYRVYKAKYFPNTGFIHASLGTHPSYTWRSLMAAQHLVKKGVRWNVGNGDSIWVWSDKWLPSPSTFKITSPRLAMEDVRSSNRGSSSDPSKTRRFWKRLWRLQVPHKMLMMDSHEEKDAKLVVTIAWMLWFNRNEVRHGGRKKSAVDLFQWSRQYLQEFQEVNQVVPSTGMPWVVGWSPPPLTRYKVNVDDTVFTAQKCAGVGVLIRDSYGQVIAALSRKLNAPLGALEVEAKAFEVGLEFARDVGVHDFVLEGDSLVVYNALCGSSIPPSMIAPVIRGILMSCGPLDRIDFSHVKRQGNKPAHFLAKHALGSADFLTWMEETPCFLEKALLHDVPEEFDLPMQIANLIGKTFVFQLELSDYNLKQGWEIYTVKKDFDPVMQTDNSVKLDQITNYYMSNATNDFDNNLPSEKDANPTNDVPQAFQAMEIEALAPALALEFA; encoded by the exons ATGGCTGTGAAATTGGATATGAGCAAggcctatgatagggtggaatggCTTTGGTTGGATAAAATTATGAATAGGTTGGGGTTTCATGAGAACTGGAGGAAGTTGGTCATTCAGTGTGTCACAACAGTTACTTATTCAGTGAGGATAAATGGGAAACCAAAAGGGCATATTATCCCAACTAGGGGTATACGGCAGGGTGATCCTTTATCACCATACCTGTTTCATTTATGTGTTGAAGGTCTTTCTTCTCTTATTAAGAAGGTGGTGGATGATGGTGTGATGGAGGG tagCAATACACCATATGATATTCAACAAGAGATAAAGAGCAAATTTGGAGCACAAGTGATCAGACAGCATGAGAAGTATTTAGGCCTTCCATCTTTAGTTGGCAAAAATAAGAGGAATTCTTTTAATGCCATAAAGGAGAAGCTTAGCAAGAAACTAGTAGGGTGGAAAGAGAAAATGTTATCTAAAGCTGGAAAGGAAGTGCTAATAAAAGTTGTTGCTCAAGCCATTCCCACGTACACAATGGGGTGTTTTAAAATCCTAGATTCTCTTTGTGATGACATGACTAGTATGATTCGGAATTTCTGGTGGGGTCAGAAAAGGGATGAAAGGAAGATGGCATGGATTAGTTGGGATAAGCTATGTGACTCAAAGGAAAAGGGTGGTTTGGGTTTCCGTCAACTAAAGCAGTTTAATTTGGCTCTTCTTGCCAAACAGGGGTGGAGACTTCAAACTCAACATGAGTCACTAGTATATCGTGTGTATAAGGCGAAGTATTTCCCAAACACTGGCTTTATTCATGCCTCACTTGGTACTCATCCATCATACACATGGAGAAGCTTAATGGCTGCTCAACATTTGGTGAAAAAAGGGGTTAGGTGGAATGTGGGTAATGGTGACTCAATTTGGGTGTGGAGTGATAAGTGGCTCCCATCTCCATCAACGTTCAAAATCACCTCTCCGAG GTTGGCAATGGAGGACGTTCGATCAAGCAATAGAGGTTCTAGCTCGGACCCTAGCAAAACCCGTAGATTCTGGAAGAGGTTATGGAGATTGCAGGTTCCCCATAAG ATGTTGATGATGGACTCACATGAGGAAAAGGACGCTAAACTGGTGGTGACTATAGCATGGATGTTGTGGTTTAACCGTAACGAGGTACGGCacggaggaagaaagaagagcgCTGTGGATCTGTTTCAGTGGTCTCGTCAATACTTGCAAGAGTTTCAGGAAGTAAATCAGGTGGTTCCCAGCACAGGAATGCCTTGGGTTGTTGGGTGGTCTCCTCCTCCACTTACGAGATATAAAGTTAACGTTGACGACACGGTATTCACAGCCCAAAAATGTGCTGGTGTGGGAGTGCTGATCAGAGACTCATATGGGCAAGTTATCGCTGCTCTAAGCAGGAAGTTGAACGCTCCTTTGGGTGCTCTAGAAGTGGAGGCTAAGGCGTTTGAAGTGGGGCTGGAGTTTGCACGTGATGTGGGTGTTCATGACTTTGTTCTTGAAGGGGATTCACTGGTGGTTTACAACGCTCTCTGCGGTTCCTCTATACCACCATCTATGATAGCTCCTGTGATTCGGGGTATTTTGATGTCTTGTGGGCCTTTAGATAGAATTGATTTTTCCCATGTGAAAAGGCAAGGTAATAAACCTGCACACTTTTTAGCAAAGCATGCTTTAGGCAGTGCGGACTTTTTGACTTGGATGGAAGAGACCCCTTGCTTCTTAGAGAAAGCTCTTCTCCATGAT GTACCTGAAGAGTTTGACCTGCCTATGCAAATAGCAAACCTTATTGGGAAAACATTTGTCTTCCAATTGGAACTCAGTGATTATAATCTCAAACAAGGATGGGAGATCTACACAGTAAAGAAAGATTTTGATCCTGTTATGCAGACTGACAATTCAGTtaaacttgatcaaataacTAAT TATTATATGAGCAATGCTACAAATGATTTTGACAACAACTTACCAAGTGAAAAAGATGCTAATCCTACAAATGAT GTTCCTCAAGCTTTTCAAGCTATGGAAATTGAGGCTTTGGCACCTGCTCTGGCTCTTGAGTTTGCTTAA